The DNA window CGTACGTCTCGAAGTCAGGCACTTCCTGTGCCAGGAGTCGCGGCTTGACGCGGCTTTCGAGGAGGTACCGCTTTTCGTCGGGAAAGTCGATGCCGGCATGCTCGCGCACGAGGTCGCGGAGGCGGTTAAACGTTTGTCTGGAGAGCGACGCCTCCGCTGCGGTCGGTTTCTTCATATGTGCCTCCTCAGGGAGAAATTGCTGGGGGCGTTCGGGGACCCGTCATGCCGCGACGCCTTGTGCGGCGGCCGCGTCGGCCTCGTCTTCCTCCATGCCCTGCAGGGCCTCGGCCTCCTCGTCGGAGAAGATGCCGTCCAGGTCCAGCAGAATGAGGAGCCGCTCGTCGAGCTTCGCCACGCCCCGCAGAAAGTGCGTGTCGATGTTCGTGGCAAGGTCGGGGGCCGGCTCAATCGTGCTCTCTTCTACGCGGAGGACCTCGCGGACGGAGTCGGTCACGAACCCGACCGTCTGGTCCTGCAGCTCCACCACGAGAATGCGCGTGTCTTCGTCCTGGTCGCGCTCCGGGAAGCCGAGGCGCGTGCGCAGGTCAATGATCGGGAGGATGCGTCCGCGCAGGTTGATGACGCCCTCTACGAAGTCGGGCGCATGGGGCACGCGGGTGATCTCGACGGGGCGGATGATTTCCTGCACCGTCAGGATGTCGACCCCGAATTCCTCCTCCGCCACGATGAAGCTAACGAACTGGCGGACGTCTTCGGTTTGCGAGTCAGGTTCGCGCATGGAAACAGAACAAGTCGACGATGAAAGAAAAGTGCGGCGGTTGAGACGGTCCATTTTCCATTATCGGCGGCCGAGCCGGATTCTTAACCCCTGGGGCCACCCTCCCCCTATTCCAACGCCGAGGCCCTGTCTCCTCCACAGGGCCCCGGCACGGGGGGACCAACGACACGTGGCTACCGACCAAGCAGATTACCGCTTAAGCTGGACGGTCTGGTTGAGGACCTCGTCCGCGGTCGTAATGATCTGGGAGGAGGCCTGGTAGCTCCGCTGCGCCTTGATGAGGTCGGAGAATTCCTTCGCCAAGTCCACGTTGCTCGACTCCAGCGCCCCGGACACCACGGACGTCTGCAGGTCGCGGCCCGCACGCCCGAGCTGGAGATCGCCCGAGGCGCCGGTCGTGGTGAAGAAGTTCTCGCCCTGCTGCTCCAGGCCGTTCGGGTTGTTGACGTCGCCGATGGCCAGCTGATATTCCTCCTCCTGCACCCCGTTGGTGTAGTTGAGCTGCAGCTTCCCCTCCGGCGTGAACTGAACGCCGGACAGCTCCCCCGACGAGTTGCCGTTCTGGCCCTGGAATTTCGACGTGGTCGAGCCACTGAACTGCGTAATGTCGCGCAGGCTGATGCCCAAGCTTTTGCCCCCCTGAACCGCATCATTCGTCCAGTCGAGACTCACCCCGTCGTTGGTCCCGTTGCCGTCTGGGTCGTACGCGTTGGTCATGCCTGAAATCGAGTCTACGGAACCGTCGTCCTTGAATGTGATCGTTCCGTTGGCGTCACCCGGCCCCCCTCCATTAGCGTCTTGAAGGACGCCATCGGGGTCCTCTACGCTGAATGTCCACGTGTCTTCAGAGGTATTTTCGAAATTGATGACCACGTTGTGGGCCTTCCCCTGCTCGTCGTAGACGACACTTGAGATCTCGCTCGTGTCGCCCGCCTCGGCGTCCGCCGAGAGGTTGCCCCCAACCTGGGCCTCCGTGGTGGCTTTCGCCGCGGACTGGGCATTGGGGTCGAACTGAACGTTCTTGAGCTCGCCCGTATTGGCCGTCCCGTCCTCCCCGACCTCCCAGCCCTGCACGTTCAGGCCGTTGGCCGTGACGAGTTCGCCATTTTGGTTAAATGTGAAGTTGCCGGCCCGCGTAAGGCGGCGCTGGTCGCTCGCCGCCCCGCTTTTGGGACTCGCGACGAAGAACCCGTCCCCGTTCAGCGCAAGGTCAGTCTTGATGCCGGTGTCGTTGAGCGAGCCCTGCGAGAAGTTCCGGTCGATCGAGGCGACCGAGACGCCCCGGCCCACCTTCGAGGGGTTGATGTTCGAGCCGCCCGCCGTGCGCCCCACGCCCAGAATCGCCTGGCCGAGCTCCTCGCTGAACGCGGCCCGCTGCCGCTTGAAGGCCGTCGTGCTCGAGTTTGCGATGTTGTTGCTGACCGTGTCGAGGCGCGTCTGGTGACTTCGAAGCCCAGAGACGCCGATGCTCAGAGACTGAAGACTCATAGGTCTCAGGTGTGTTGTTGAAGAGAAATACGTCGAAACGCGCGCGGCCTCGGTCGGTCAGCCGCGCACCGGCGTCCCGTGCCTCGCTCCGTCGTGGAAGCGAGGCGTGGGTCCCGCCGGGAGTGCTCAAAGAGATTCGAGAGGGTAGCGAGGGGAATTAGAGCCGCATGGCGCTGTCGATTTGGGTAAAGACGCGTTGCTTCATCTCGGTCTGGTCGAGGGCCGTGACGACGGTCCGGCTCGGCACGTTGACCACGAAGGCCGCGTCCTCCCGGAGCACGGCCGCGTCTTGGGCCCCTTTGTCGTCGAGTTGGTCCATGGCGTCGGCGAGTTCTTGGCGTTGGGGGGTGTCGAGGGAGATGTTGCGCTGCGCAATCCGCTGCTTGGCGTGCCCGGACAGGTCGATGCCGTCCGTCTGGTCCTGGGCCGCCTCCAGGTGGTCGGCAAACGACGACTCGCCTGTGTCCTCGGGCGGCCCGTCCGGGGCCGCCGGGTCCTGTTTGGGCGTCTGCCGGAGCGCGTCCGGCGGGACGCGTCCGTTTCGCTGGTGGACCGTCATGGGGACACCGAATTGCCCATCGAGAGCGGCGAAGGGGACGGCGGGGGGCTACTGGGCCGCAATGCTCTGCACACGCCCCATCGACACCTGCGCCCCGCCAATCCGGAGGGACGTTCTCCCGTCCTCCAGCGTGACGCGGTCGACGGTGCCCTCCAGTCGCGCGGTCCCCTCGACGGCATCCCCGCTCCCGCCCGTGGCGCTGACCTCCACCGAATACGTGCCGTCGGGCACCTGTGCGCCCCCGTCCGCCGTGCCGTCCCAGGTGACCTCCGTGCTCTGCGATACGTTCTCGAGGGTTTTCGTCCGCACCGCGTTGCCCCCCGCGTCGCGAATCGTGACCGTGGCCTCGGAGGCCGGGCGCTCCAGGTCGACCCCAAAGGTCGCCTCCCCCTCCCCCGTCCACTGCAGGGTGTTGCCCGAGGTCTTCACCGTGCGCCCAATGAGGTCGGTCGCCATGCTGTCGTTGATGCTCTGGGCAAGGGCCCCGTCGCTCTTTCCCTGCTCCTCAATCTGGCCGCTGATGTTGGTGAGCTGCTCGACGGAGCTAAACTGGGCCAGCTGCGCGGCAAAGTC is part of the Salinibacter ruber DSM 13855 genome and encodes:
- a CDS encoding TIGR02530 family flagellar biosynthesis protein, coding for MTVHQRNGRVPPDALRQTPKQDPAAPDGPPEDTGESSFADHLEAAQDQTDGIDLSGHAKQRIAQRNISLDTPQRQELADAMDQLDDKGAQDAAVLREDAAFVVNVPSRTVVTALDQTEMKQRVFTQIDSAMRL
- a CDS encoding flagellar hook assembly protein FlgD, which codes for MIESLASSAAPSTAVLPNGDGSQDGESGGKGALSQATSANLGKNDFLKLLTTQLQNQDPSNPMKGKDFAAQLAQFSSVEQLTNISGQIEEQGKSDGALAQSINDSMATDLIGRTVKTSGNTLQWTGEGEATFGVDLERPASEATVTIRDAGGNAVRTKTLENVSQSTEVTWDGTADGGAQVPDGTYSVEVSATGGSGDAVEGTARLEGTVDRVTLEDGRTSLRIGGAQVSMGRVQSIAAQ
- a CDS encoding chemotaxis protein CheW, which encodes MREPDSQTEDVRQFVSFIVAEEEFGVDILTVQEIIRPVEITRVPHAPDFVEGVINLRGRILPIIDLRTRLGFPERDQDEDTRILVVELQDQTVGFVTDSVREVLRVEESTIEPAPDLATNIDTHFLRGVAKLDERLLILLDLDGIFSDEEAEALQGMEEDEADAAAAQGVAA
- a CDS encoding flagellar hook protein FlgE — translated: MSLQSLSIGVSGLRSHQTRLDTVSNNIANSSTTAFKRQRAAFSEELGQAILGVGRTAGGSNINPSKVGRGVSVASIDRNFSQGSLNDTGIKTDLALNGDGFFVASPKSGAASDQRRLTRAGNFTFNQNGELVTANGLNVQGWEVGEDGTANTGELKNVQFDPNAQSAAKATTEAQVGGNLSADAEAGDTSEISSVVYDEQGKAHNVVINFENTSEDTWTFSVEDPDGVLQDANGGGPGDANGTITFKDDGSVDSISGMTNAYDPDGNGTNDGVSLDWTNDAVQGGKSLGISLRDITQFSGSTTSKFQGQNGNSSGELSGVQFTPEGKLQLNYTNGVQEEEYQLAIGDVNNPNGLEQQGENFFTTTGASGDLQLGRAGRDLQTSVVSGALESSNVDLAKEFSDLIKAQRSYQASSQIITTADEVLNQTVQLKR